Proteins from one Thermobifida alba genomic window:
- a CDS encoding ABC transporter ATP-binding protein, giving the protein MRTANHDGAGARVELSGWGWRHAGRAEYALRGVDLVIEPGERVLLLGSSGAGKSTLLHALAGLTGPDGALTGEEEGRLLVDGQPANRRRGAVGLVAQDPESQLVMARAGDDVAFGLENLGVPRERIWARVDEALARVGFPHGRNHPTAALSGGEKQRLVIAGVLAMRPRLLLLDEPTANLDPAGARLVRGVLARLLADTGATLVLVEHRVADVVDLVDRVVVVEPRGGVVADGAPRTVFADHGRALAERGVWVPGVDPAPRTGRAPGGPALVEAVGCALRTPAPLGRRRRAATVLRDVDVTVAAGSATALTGANGAGKSTLLTALAGLAKPAAGQVLPRGPLADADPRPLVRWPARRLARHVGTVFQHAEDQFVTATVRDELRFAPLRAGADEAEAAARADELLDRMRLAHLADKHPYTLSGGEKRRLSVATALSSGPRHAPDVLVLDEPTFGQDTRTWVELVELLDGLRAQGRAIVLATHDPLLLRHLADVELRVADGAVTEVLRTGTENTR; this is encoded by the coding sequence ATGCGCACCGCGAACCACGACGGCGCCGGCGCGCGCGTCGAACTGTCCGGCTGGGGATGGCGGCACGCCGGACGCGCCGAGTACGCGCTGCGCGGCGTCGACCTGGTGATCGAGCCGGGCGAACGCGTGCTGCTGCTGGGCTCCTCCGGAGCGGGCAAGAGCACCCTGCTGCACGCGCTCGCCGGACTCACCGGACCCGACGGCGCCCTCACCGGGGAGGAGGAGGGGCGGCTGCTGGTCGACGGGCAACCGGCGAACCGGCGGCGCGGCGCGGTCGGCCTGGTCGCGCAGGACCCGGAGAGCCAACTGGTGATGGCCCGCGCCGGGGACGACGTCGCCTTCGGGCTGGAGAACCTCGGCGTGCCCCGCGAGCGGATCTGGGCCCGGGTGGACGAGGCGCTCGCCCGCGTCGGCTTCCCCCACGGGCGGAACCACCCCACGGCGGCGCTGTCCGGAGGGGAGAAGCAGCGCCTGGTCATCGCCGGGGTGCTCGCCATGCGCCCCCGCCTGCTGCTGCTGGACGAACCCACCGCCAACCTCGACCCGGCGGGCGCGCGGCTGGTCCGCGGCGTCCTCGCCCGCCTGCTCGCCGACACCGGGGCCACCCTGGTGCTCGTCGAACACCGCGTCGCCGACGTGGTGGACCTGGTGGACCGGGTCGTGGTGGTGGAACCGAGAGGCGGGGTGGTCGCCGACGGGGCGCCCCGCACCGTGTTCGCCGACCACGGCCGCGCCCTGGCCGAGCGGGGCGTGTGGGTGCCCGGCGTCGACCCCGCCCCCCGGACGGGGCGCGCCCCCGGCGGTCCCGCCCTCGTCGAGGCCGTGGGCTGCGCCCTGCGCACCCCGGCCCCCCTGGGACGGCGGAGGCGGGCCGCGACCGTGCTGCGCGACGTGGACGTCACGGTCGCGGCGGGCAGCGCCACCGCGCTCACCGGGGCCAACGGCGCGGGCAAGTCCACCCTGCTGACGGCGCTGGCCGGGCTGGCGAAACCGGCCGCGGGGCAGGTGCTGCCGCGCGGCCCGCTCGCCGACGCCGACCCGCGCCCGCTGGTCAGGTGGCCGGCGCGGCGCCTCGCCCGGCACGTCGGCACGGTGTTCCAGCACGCCGAGGACCAGTTCGTCACCGCCACCGTGCGCGACGAACTGCGGTTCGCGCCGCTGCGCGCGGGAGCGGACGAGGCCGAGGCCGCCGCGCGGGCGGACGAGCTGCTGGACCGGATGCGGCTGGCCCACCTCGCCGACAAGCACCCCTACACCCTGTCCGGCGGGGAGAAGCGGCGGCTGTCGGTGGCCACCGCGCTCAGCTCCGGCCCCCGGCACGCCCCCGACGTGCTGGTGCTCGACGAACCCACGTTCGGGCAGGACACCCGCACCTGGGTGGAACTCGTGGAACTGCTGGACGGACTGCGCGCCCAGGGCCGGGCGATCGTGCTGGCCACCCACGACCCGCTGCTGCTGCGCCACCTCGCCGACGTCGAACTGCGGGTCGCCGACGGCGCGGTCACCGAGGTCCTGCGCACCGGAACGGAGAACACACGGTGA
- a CDS encoding energy-coupling factor transporter transmembrane component T family protein, whose amino-acid sequence MNSAPLTETGPPSGRSRPGGVRSWLLGVNPAAKLITAVVLSLGLIPAVDPVTGGVVLAVTAAVVPFSGIGRSTLLVLSVPFLLMGVSTGVVNLLYGQEGAWGAFGAAVRLLAIALPGLLAAASSDPTDLADALVQRLRVPERPAMGVLAALRLAPLLADQWRTVTLARRARGLEAGRNPLAALSIFLGKLFALLVRAIRTGTLLATAMDARAFGTGPRSHARVSRWRTADTLLVVAGPLLLGAAYAVSAHLGTLRLLFG is encoded by the coding sequence GTGAACTCCGCACCCCTGACCGAGACCGGTCCGCCCTCCGGGCGGAGCCGGCCGGGCGGCGTCCGGTCCTGGCTGCTCGGCGTCAACCCGGCGGCCAAGCTGATCACGGCGGTCGTCCTCTCACTCGGCCTGATCCCCGCGGTGGACCCGGTGACCGGCGGAGTGGTGCTGGCCGTCACGGCCGCGGTGGTGCCGTTCAGCGGCATCGGCCGGTCCACCCTGCTGGTCCTGAGCGTTCCGTTCCTGCTCATGGGCGTCTCCACCGGAGTGGTCAACCTGCTCTACGGCCAGGAGGGCGCCTGGGGCGCGTTCGGCGCGGCGGTCCGCCTGCTGGCCATCGCGCTGCCCGGGCTGCTGGCCGCGGCCAGCAGCGACCCCACCGACCTGGCCGACGCCCTGGTGCAGCGGCTCAGGGTGCCGGAGCGGCCCGCGATGGGCGTGCTCGCCGCGCTGCGTCTGGCGCCGCTGCTGGCCGACCAGTGGCGCACCGTCACCCTGGCCCGCCGGGCCCGCGGCCTGGAAGCCGGACGCAACCCGCTGGCCGCGCTCTCGATCTTCCTGGGCAAGCTGTTCGCGCTGCTGGTCCGCGCCATTCGCACCGGCACACTGCTGGCGACGGCGATGGACGCCCGCGCGTTCGGCACCGGTCCGCGGTCGCACGCCCGGGTCAGCCGCTGGCGGACCGCCGACACCCTGCTCGTCGTCGCCGGCCCGCTGCTGCTCGGAGCCGCCTACGCGGTCTCGGCCCACCTGGGCACGCTGCGTCTGCTGTTCGGCTGA
- a CDS encoding enoyl-CoA hydratase/isomerase family protein, whose amino-acid sequence MGEFVRVETDTEHPAVAVIRLDRPKMNALNSQVQREIAEAAAQVGADPKVAAAVIYGGERVFAAGADIKEMADMDYAAMSAHSRTLQDCFTAVARIPKPVIAAITGYALGGGCELALCADFRIAADNAKLGQPEIQLGIIPGAGGTQRLPRLIGPAKAKDLIYTGRHVDAAEALRIGLVDEVVPAEEVYRTAVARAARYAGGPAVALRAAKQAIDAGLEVDLDTGLEIERLQFSALFATEDQKTGMRSFMEQGPGKAEFSGR is encoded by the coding sequence ATGGGGGAGTTCGTACGGGTGGAGACCGACACCGAGCACCCGGCGGTCGCCGTCATCAGACTCGACCGGCCCAAGATGAACGCGCTCAACAGCCAGGTCCAGCGGGAGATCGCCGAGGCCGCCGCCCAGGTCGGCGCGGACCCGAAGGTGGCCGCAGCGGTCATCTACGGGGGTGAGCGGGTGTTCGCCGCCGGAGCCGACATCAAGGAGATGGCGGACATGGACTACGCCGCCATGTCCGCGCACTCCCGCACGCTGCAGGACTGCTTCACCGCCGTGGCCCGCATCCCCAAGCCCGTCATCGCCGCGATCACCGGGTACGCCCTCGGCGGCGGCTGCGAACTGGCGCTGTGCGCCGACTTCCGAATCGCCGCGGACAACGCCAAGCTCGGCCAGCCCGAGATCCAGCTCGGCATCATCCCCGGCGCCGGCGGCACCCAGCGGCTGCCCCGGCTCATCGGCCCGGCGAAGGCCAAGGACCTGATCTACACGGGGCGGCACGTCGACGCCGCGGAGGCGCTGCGGATCGGCCTGGTGGACGAGGTGGTGCCCGCCGAGGAGGTGTACCGCACGGCGGTGGCCCGGGCGGCCCGCTACGCGGGCGGTCCGGCGGTCGCGCTGCGCGCCGCCAAGCAGGCCATCGACGCCGGACTGGAGGTGGACCTGGACACCGGCCTGGAGATCGAGCGGCTGCAGTTCTCCGCGCTGTTCGCCACCGAGGACCAGAAGACCGGCATGCGCAGCTTCATGGAGCAGGGCCCCGGCAAGGCCGAGTTCTCCGGGAGGTGA
- a CDS encoding YbaK/EbsC family protein: MWQLTDHAAADRPDLLADPVAAAIAAWKHTTPVERLRVAAIDPELADTANFCEAYGVPLEASANCVVIAARRGGEARLAACVVLATTRADVNGVVRRRLEARKASFAPREEAVRQTGMEYGGITPVGLPEEWPILVDAAVVAQPFVVVGSGLRRSKLVLPGTALAELPGAEVVDGLARPA, from the coding sequence ATGTGGCAGCTGACCGACCACGCCGCCGCTGACCGGCCCGACCTGCTGGCCGATCCGGTCGCCGCCGCGATCGCCGCGTGGAAGCACACCACCCCGGTGGAGCGGCTCCGGGTCGCCGCCATCGACCCGGAACTGGCCGACACCGCGAACTTCTGCGAAGCCTACGGGGTGCCCCTGGAGGCGTCGGCCAACTGCGTCGTCATCGCCGCCCGGCGCGGCGGGGAGGCCCGGCTGGCCGCCTGCGTGGTGCTCGCCACCACCCGCGCCGACGTCAACGGGGTGGTCCGCCGCAGGCTGGAGGCGCGCAAGGCCAGCTTCGCCCCCCGGGAGGAGGCGGTGCGCCAGACCGGCATGGAGTACGGCGGCATCACCCCGGTGGGCCTGCCGGAGGAGTGGCCGATCCTGGTCGACGCCGCCGTGGTCGCCCAGCCCTTCGTGGTGGTCGGCAGCGGGCTGCGCCGCTCCAAGCTCGTCCTGCCGGGCACGGCCCTGGCCGAACTGCCGGGCGCGGAGGTCGTCGACGGCCTGGCCCGACCGGCCTGA
- a CDS encoding serine/threonine-protein kinase, whose amino-acid sequence MAMAAGFPDGEELPEYIGPYKIRRRIGHGGMGVVYQAVDPQDRLVAVKVLRAEVAGDDIARARLAREVMTMQRVRSRNVAEVIDADTTAPLPWVVTEYIPGPTLDSTVTNHGPLRGRALTRLVTGLARALRDIHEAEVIHRDLKPGNVIISNGEPIIIDFGIAYAVDGSKLTQTGTFVGTPSYLSPEVIEGSDLSPATDIHAWGATVAFAATGNPPYGAGAFEVIFFRILNGEITLDGVPDALRPIVQAAVRRDPRSRPTAAELVAQTEQLNLDLPWMEEEYRPSGATGTHTVAADLPERAPEADPEENPGPRTAVAEVAAPDSTMVAPEGFAEEDEDDGGRGRRSDAHYYDATLHPEEFRDILTPVDYDGRNRGGDYDDEPPSLLERFRARRRGEDRISDYFGDDEDDGYYDEQEARRLPWVMVIPVALGIVGLTLMLPTIGLFLGTLAVTVLGGLDLARREHARRLHERGPRSSDNVVVALSMPWALLRTLGHAALYGLGYLLAGIVVGIAIGMVSGNSSANAVGAWALGVVVLMNFLFGPHARGAQRQSRWLVSKITIRNPYVYWGTIVAVSLVALFLVVFGVQLVPAWDPISGPSEWFGS is encoded by the coding sequence ATGGCAATGGCGGCAGGTTTCCCCGACGGTGAGGAGCTGCCGGAGTACATCGGCCCGTACAAGATCCGTCGGCGCATCGGCCACGGCGGCATGGGTGTCGTGTATCAAGCCGTAGACCCCCAGGACCGGCTGGTCGCGGTCAAGGTGCTGCGTGCGGAGGTGGCGGGGGACGACATCGCCCGCGCGCGGCTGGCCCGCGAGGTCATGACCATGCAGCGGGTGCGCAGCCGCAACGTCGCCGAGGTCATCGACGCCGACACCACCGCGCCCCTGCCCTGGGTGGTCACCGAGTACATCCCCGGCCCCACCCTGGACTCCACCGTGACCAACCACGGTCCGCTGCGCGGCCGCGCGCTGACCCGCCTGGTCACCGGCCTGGCCCGGGCGCTGCGCGACATCCACGAGGCCGAGGTCATCCACCGCGACCTCAAGCCCGGCAACGTGATCATCTCCAACGGCGAGCCGATCATCATCGACTTCGGCATCGCGTACGCGGTGGACGGCTCCAAGCTCACCCAGACCGGCACCTTCGTCGGCACTCCCAGCTACCTGTCGCCCGAGGTCATCGAGGGCTCGGACCTGAGCCCGGCCACCGACATCCACGCCTGGGGCGCCACCGTCGCGTTCGCCGCCACCGGCAACCCGCCGTACGGCGCGGGCGCCTTCGAGGTGATCTTCTTCCGCATCCTCAACGGCGAGATCACCCTCGACGGGGTGCCGGACGCGCTGCGCCCGATCGTCCAGGCCGCGGTGCGGCGCGACCCCCGGTCCCGTCCCACCGCGGCCGAGCTGGTGGCCCAGACCGAGCAGCTCAACCTCGACCTGCCCTGGATGGAGGAGGAGTACCGGCCGTCCGGGGCCACCGGCACGCACACGGTCGCCGCCGACCTGCCGGAGCGCGCGCCGGAAGCGGACCCCGAGGAGAACCCGGGCCCCCGGACCGCGGTGGCGGAGGTGGCGGCCCCGGACAGCACCATGGTCGCCCCGGAGGGCTTCGCCGAGGAGGACGAGGACGACGGCGGGAGAGGCCGCCGCTCCGACGCCCACTACTACGACGCCACGCTGCATCCCGAGGAGTTCCGCGACATCCTGACCCCCGTCGACTACGACGGGCGGAACCGGGGCGGCGACTACGACGACGAGCCGCCGAGCCTGCTGGAGCGGTTCCGCGCCCGGCGCAGGGGCGAGGACCGGATCTCCGACTACTTCGGGGACGACGAGGACGACGGGTACTACGACGAGCAGGAGGCCAGGCGGCTGCCGTGGGTGATGGTGATCCCGGTGGCGCTGGGCATCGTCGGCCTGACCCTCATGCTGCCGACCATCGGCCTGTTCCTGGGCACCCTCGCGGTCACCGTCCTGGGGGGTCTGGACCTCGCCAGGCGGGAGCACGCCCGCCGGCTGCACGAGCGCGGTCCGCGCAGTTCCGACAACGTGGTCGTGGCGTTGAGCATGCCGTGGGCGCTGCTGCGCACCCTGGGGCACGCGGCACTCTACGGCCTGGGCTACCTGCTCGCCGGGATCGTGGTGGGCATCGCGATCGGGATGGTCAGCGGGAACAGTTCGGCGAACGCGGTGGGGGCCTGGGCGCTGGGCGTCGTGGTGCTGATGAACTTCCTGTTCGGTCCGCACGCCCGGGGAGCGCAGCGCCAGTCGCGGTGGCTTGTCAGCAAGATCACCATCCGCAATCCCTACGTCTACTGGGGCACCATCGTCGCGGTCAGCCTGGTCGCGCTGTTCCTGGTGGTGTTCGGGGTGCAGTTGGTTCCGGCCTGGGACCCGATCTCCGGACCGTCGGAGTGGTTCGGCTCCTGA